A window of Caldalkalibacillus uzonensis contains these coding sequences:
- the smpB gene encoding SsrA-binding protein SmpB, whose product MMAEEIKVVAQNKKASHDYYIEDTYEAGIVLTGTEIKSIRAGKVNLKDSFARIKNGEVFLMNMHISPYEQGNRFNHDPLRTRKLLLHKREINKLIGLTKEKGYALIPLKIYLKRGLAKIDLAVAKGKKLYDKRETMKKRDAQREIERAFRERQRM is encoded by the coding sequence ATGATGGCCGAAGAGATCAAAGTTGTAGCTCAAAATAAAAAAGCAAGCCACGATTACTATATCGAAGACACATATGAAGCGGGCATTGTGTTAACAGGGACAGAAATCAAGTCGATTCGTGCCGGCAAAGTTAATTTGAAAGATAGCTTCGCCCGGATAAAAAATGGTGAAGTATTCCTCATGAATATGCATATAAGTCCCTATGAACAGGGCAATCGCTTCAACCATGATCCGCTGCGGACACGCAAGCTCCTATTGCATAAACGGGAGATTAACAAGCTGATTGGATTGACGAAGGAAAAAGGCTATGCCCTTATTCCGCTTAAGATCTATCTTAAGCGGGGATTAGCTAAAATTGATCTGGCTGTGGCTAAAGGTAAGAAGTTGTATGACAAGCGGGAAACCATGAAAAAGCGGGATGCCCAGCGTGAAATTGAACGGGCCTTCCGTGAAAGACAAAGAATGTAA
- a CDS encoding c-type cytochrome, translated as MKTKKMGFLLLAFGLMLVLTACGGGDAEAPADDANETEETGADTGEATLVAQGEEAYQKSCISCHGGNLEGGAGPALANLTLSKDEIVEVIKNGQGSMPPNLAPGQEEAIAEYLLSQQ; from the coding sequence ATGAAGACCAAAAAAATGGGGTTCTTGCTGCTCGCCTTCGGCTTGATGCTCGTATTGACAGCCTGCGGGGGCGGAGATGCTGAAGCACCTGCTGACGATGCTAATGAAACAGAAGAAACTGGCGCTGATACTGGAGAAGCCACACTCGTAGCCCAAGGTGAAGAAGCATATCAAAAATCGTGTATCAGCTGCCATGGTGGTAATCTGGAAGGCGGAGCAGGACCTGCTCTGGCCAACCTCACTTTAAGCAAAGATGAAATTGTTGAAGTGATTAAAAACGGTCAGGGTTCAATGCCACCCAACTTAGCCCCAGGTCAAGAAGAAGCAATTGCCGAGTACTTATTAAGCCAGCAATAA
- the rnr gene encoding ribonuclease R, with protein MIDKATLLEFFEEQATKPLSVEELQEMLEVDSAAEFKKLMKLLNKLEEEGEIVRTRTNRYGVPERMNLIKGRIQGHGRGFAFLIPERPEDPDVYIAEKDLNGAMNRDIVLVRLNRTSTGPGLEGEVVRILERGLTEVVGTFQDQEYYGFVVPDDKHIAQDIFIPKAKINGAADGHKVVVKMTKYPQGRRSPEGEVIEILGHKNDPGVDILSIVRKYQLPEAFPEEVMKEAEAIPDEIDPAEIERRRDLRNETIVTIDGEDAKDLDDAISLTKTEEGNYLLGVHIADVSYYVQEGSALDEEAFRRGNSVYLVDRVIPMLPHRLSNGICSLNPKVDRLTLSCQMEITPDGEVVHHEFFPSVIRTTERMTYTNVRKIVEREDEEVLKRYEQLIPFFDLMKELALILRAKRMRRGAIDFDFKEAKVLVDEEGKPTDVVLRERSIAEKIIEEFMLAANETVAAHFHWLNVPFIYRIHEDPKPEKLQAFLEFITNFGYVVRGSANRVHPRSLQQLLEQIKDTPEETVISTVMLRSMQQARYSPESVGHFGLAAEFYTHFTSPIRRYPDLIVHRLMRTYLFEQNMSEETQAYWADKLPLIAEQSSGRERLAVDAERETDDLKKAEFMQDKIGEEFEGVISGVTSFGLFVELPNTIEGLIHVSYLTDDYYHFHDKHYAMIGERTGRIFRIGDSVKVRVIGVNLDERSVDFELVEAQARRERPKKKRDRQAERLLALTNQKAKGKKKRNKKR; from the coding sequence ATGATCGACAAAGCGACATTGCTTGAGTTTTTTGAAGAACAAGCGACTAAACCGTTAAGTGTAGAAGAATTACAAGAGATGTTGGAAGTTGATTCTGCGGCTGAGTTTAAAAAACTGATGAAACTTTTAAATAAGTTAGAGGAAGAAGGAGAGATTGTCCGTACCCGGACCAACCGCTACGGTGTGCCGGAACGGATGAATCTGATCAAGGGACGCATCCAAGGGCATGGGCGCGGATTTGCCTTTCTGATTCCGGAGCGTCCGGAAGATCCTGATGTGTATATTGCTGAAAAGGATTTAAATGGAGCGATGAACCGGGACATCGTCCTGGTCCGTTTGAACAGGACAAGCACGGGACCGGGCTTGGAAGGGGAAGTGGTGCGCATTTTGGAACGTGGCTTAACCGAAGTGGTCGGTACGTTCCAGGATCAGGAGTATTACGGCTTTGTCGTGCCTGACGATAAGCATATTGCCCAGGATATTTTTATTCCTAAAGCGAAGATTAACGGGGCGGCTGACGGGCACAAAGTGGTGGTCAAAATGACCAAGTACCCGCAAGGACGGCGCAGTCCGGAAGGGGAAGTGATTGAAATTCTGGGTCATAAAAATGACCCCGGCGTGGATATACTCTCAATCGTACGCAAATATCAGCTGCCAGAAGCTTTTCCTGAAGAAGTGATGAAAGAGGCGGAAGCCATTCCCGACGAGATTGATCCGGCAGAAATTGAGCGCCGTCGGGATTTGCGCAACGAAACCATCGTTACAATTGACGGAGAAGATGCCAAAGACTTGGATGATGCCATCTCCCTGACCAAAACCGAAGAGGGCAACTATTTGCTGGGGGTACATATTGCCGATGTCAGCTACTATGTGCAAGAAGGCTCCGCTTTGGATGAGGAAGCATTCAGAAGGGGGAACAGTGTCTACCTGGTTGACCGGGTCATTCCCATGCTGCCCCACCGTTTGTCCAACGGCATTTGCAGTTTAAATCCTAAAGTGGACCGCCTCACCTTGTCGTGTCAAATGGAGATTACACCGGATGGAGAAGTGGTTCACCATGAATTTTTTCCCAGTGTAATCCGTACCACGGAGCGTATGACCTATACCAATGTGCGCAAAATTGTGGAGCGGGAAGACGAAGAGGTATTAAAGCGTTATGAACAGCTCATCCCGTTCTTTGATCTGATGAAAGAGTTGGCACTGATTTTGCGTGCCAAGCGCATGCGGCGGGGCGCGATTGACTTTGACTTTAAAGAAGCGAAGGTCCTGGTAGACGAGGAAGGAAAGCCGACGGATGTGGTCTTGAGGGAACGCTCCATTGCAGAAAAGATTATTGAGGAATTTATGTTGGCGGCAAACGAAACGGTGGCTGCACATTTTCACTGGCTGAATGTGCCCTTTATCTACCGTATTCATGAGGATCCTAAACCGGAGAAGCTGCAGGCGTTTTTAGAGTTTATCACCAACTTCGGTTATGTGGTGCGCGGGTCGGCTAACCGGGTGCATCCCCGTTCATTACAGCAGCTTTTGGAGCAGATCAAAGATACACCGGAAGAAACGGTCATTAGCACGGTGATGTTACGCTCCATGCAACAGGCTCGCTATTCCCCGGAAAGCGTGGGGCACTTTGGTTTGGCTGCTGAATTTTACACCCATTTTACTTCCCCCATTCGCCGTTACCCGGACTTGATCGTCCACCGCCTGATGCGCACCTATCTGTTTGAGCAGAACATGAGTGAAGAGACACAGGCTTACTGGGCAGACAAATTGCCTCTCATAGCTGAACAATCCTCTGGGCGGGAGCGTCTGGCCGTTGATGCTGAGCGGGAAACAGACGACTTGAAAAAAGCGGAGTTTATGCAGGATAAGATTGGCGAAGAATTTGAAGGCGTGATCAGTGGTGTCACCTCATTTGGCCTGTTTGTTGAATTGCCCAATACGATAGAAGGACTGATTCATGTCAGCTATTTAACCGATGATTATTATCACTTCCACGATAAACACTACGCCATGATTGGGGAGCGCACAGGGCGGATCTTTCGCATCGGTGACAGTGTCAAGGTGCGGGTGATAGGGGTTAATCTGGATGAACGGTCAGTAGACTTTGAATTGGTTGAAGCACAAGCGAGACGGGAGCGGCCCAAGAAAAAGCGTGACCGGCAAGCAGAGCGCTTATTGGCTTTGACTAATCAAAAGGCGAAAGGCAAAAAGAAACGCAACAAGAAGAGATAA
- a CDS encoding alpha/beta hydrolase produces the protein MPAQPAPLMLTADQSPVGVLLLHGFTGTTLELEPLGRHLHAEGWTVHAPLLKGHGLTPEEMGCTTWVDWFVSAKEGYRRLLEEGCAHIVVVGLSMGGLLAIKVAQHEPVVGIVTLCAPMRVRDPRLSLAKYAQYVLPYAKRRGRKADHIEPHLYVYERTPLSCVVSLEELMHNVRHVLPCIKQPALIIQAEQDETVHPCSGQMLYEQLGSTDKELVMFKQSGHIITLDHEQERLHEKVTQFIRCIENKMQSFYNT, from the coding sequence ATGCCAGCACAACCTGCACCGTTGATGCTTACAGCAGATCAAAGCCCTGTTGGCGTGCTCTTATTGCATGGTTTTACAGGGACCACACTGGAGCTCGAGCCCCTTGGCCGTCACCTGCACGCTGAGGGCTGGACGGTGCATGCCCCTCTGTTAAAGGGACATGGCCTGACGCCGGAAGAGATGGGCTGTACCACCTGGGTGGATTGGTTTGTCAGTGCCAAAGAGGGTTACCGGAGGTTGCTGGAGGAGGGGTGTGCACATATTGTGGTGGTTGGCTTGTCCATGGGCGGCCTGTTGGCGATCAAAGTGGCCCAGCATGAGCCGGTGGTTGGGATTGTCACTTTGTGTGCACCGATGAGAGTGAGAGATCCCCGCCTTAGTTTGGCCAAATATGCCCAGTATGTTCTGCCTTATGCCAAGCGGAGAGGGCGGAAGGCAGACCATATTGAGCCACATCTCTATGTCTATGAGCGGACACCCTTATCCTGTGTGGTCAGTTTGGAAGAGTTGATGCACAATGTCCGGCATGTGCTTCCCTGCATTAAACAACCTGCCCTCATTATTCAGGCGGAGCAGGATGAAACAGTTCATCCTTGTAGCGGCCAGATGCTTTATGAGCAACTGGGCAGTACGGATAAAGAACTGGTCATGTTTAAACAGTCAGGTCACATTATTACCCTGGATCATGAGCAGGAACGATTGCATGAGAAGGTCACACAGTTTATTCGATGCATCGAAAACAAGATGCAGTCCTTTTACAATACTTGA
- a CDS encoding alpha/beta hydrolase has protein sequence MQGCMLIHGFTGSPHEVRPLAEHFKQHTEWLIHTPTLPGHGEGESLRGVEWRDWIAYAEQECEQFARQCSELYLVGFSMGSLIAAYLANRFPARKLVLLSPAVYAPNPQQMLKDVADILREGWEDNEAILANLERYKAKITQTPLRAVIQFRKLVRTLTPEIDQLDLPVLIIHGQKDDLADPRSADYVYQRVKSPCKEIVWLEKSKHVICHDCEQELVINKVSQFFDIPTTDGTGSKVGMGRSR, from the coding sequence GTGCAAGGCTGCATGTTGATCCATGGTTTTACCGGCAGCCCACATGAAGTGAGGCCGTTGGCTGAACACTTCAAACAGCATACGGAGTGGTTGATTCATACACCTACCCTGCCTGGACATGGTGAGGGAGAAAGCCTTAGAGGAGTGGAATGGCGGGACTGGATTGCTTACGCTGAGCAAGAGTGTGAACAGTTTGCCAGGCAATGTTCAGAGCTGTATCTGGTGGGTTTCTCCATGGGCAGTTTGATCGCAGCTTATTTGGCCAACCGTTTCCCTGCCAGGAAACTGGTACTGCTGAGTCCAGCCGTTTATGCACCCAATCCGCAACAAATGCTGAAAGACGTTGCAGATATATTGCGTGAGGGCTGGGAAGACAACGAGGCCATTCTGGCCAATCTGGAACGGTATAAGGCCAAAATCACCCAAACACCGCTTAGGGCGGTGATTCAGTTTCGCAAGCTGGTGCGCACATTAACACCGGAAATTGATCAACTTGATCTGCCTGTTTTAATCATACATGGCCAAAAAGATGATCTGGCCGATCCGAGAAGTGCCGACTATGTGTACCAGCGAGTGAAATCGCCCTGTAAGGAAATTGTGTGGCTGGAAAAATCCAAACATGTTATTTGCCATGATTGTGAACAGGAGCTGGTCATTAATAAAGTGAGCCAATTTTTTGATATACCCACCACAGATGGGACAGGAAGTAAGGTGGGCATGGGGAGGAGTCGATGA
- the secG gene encoding preprotein translocase subunit SecG, translating into MTGLLKVLLVIISLALIAVVLLQSGRSAGLSGAISGASEQLMGKTKARGIDALLGKLTVVFGTLFILLTLAVAYIVQ; encoded by the coding sequence ATGACTGGCTTGCTGAAAGTCTTGTTAGTGATTATCTCGCTCGCTCTTATTGCAGTTGTATTATTGCAATCCGGACGCAGTGCTGGTCTGTCAGGGGCCATCAGCGGGGCTTCTGAGCAGCTGATGGGCAAGACAAAAGCCCGCGGTATTGATGCCTTATTGGGCAAACTGACCGTTGTCTTCGGCACCCTTTTCATTCTTTTAACACTGGCCGTGGCGTATATTGTGCAATAA